A single Antechinus flavipes isolate AdamAnt ecotype Samford, QLD, Australia chromosome 5, AdamAnt_v2, whole genome shotgun sequence DNA region contains:
- the TAS2R4 gene encoding taste receptor type 2 member 4: MLETIYFFFNIFIIIFSLIQLLIGIVGNLLIMTVNCRTWIQSKNFSSFDMILCNLSITRCICLCLMFLYLMCHLIFLESKYPELMAVIILNAWIFLDSWSLWIVTLLNTFYCVKIASFNHSLFLWLKRNLSMKTPWLLVACLLVPLFSHFLSLLISKIPNSIQENVSNSTMVSTRDSVFLMMAPVILSFSLQFIINLVSCSLLISSLRKHMQEMQKNANSFWNPQTKAHVGAMKVMIYFLILYIPYSIARLIVFLPSLEIKNFWLRGILTVINCSYSPGHTIFIILLHPKLKARVKNILWCN, from the coding sequence ATGCTTGAgaccatttattttttctttaatatttttatcataattttttctctaattcAGCTGCTAATAGGAATTGTTGGAAACCTATTAATTATGACAGTCAATTGTAGGACCTGGATCCAAAGtaaaaacttttcttcttttgatatgATTCTGTGTAATCTCTCCATTACCAGATGTATATGTCTGTGTCTAATGTTTCTGTACTTAATGTGccacttaatttttttagaaagTAAGTACCCTGAACTTATGGCTGTTATAATTTTAAATGCTTGGATATTCTTGGATTCCTGGAGCCTCTGGATTGTGACTTTACTCAACACCTTTTATTGTGTGAAGATTGCCAGCTTCAaccattctttatttctctggcTAAAGAGAAATCTATCCATGAAGACACCCTGGCTGTTGGTAGCATGTCTACTGGTTCCTCTCTTTTcacattttctgtctctcttgatCAGCAAAATCCCTAATTCCATTCAGGAGAATGTGAGTAACAGCACCATGGTCAGCACCAGAGACTCCGTCTTCCTTATGATGGCTCCTGTAATACTGAGCTTCAGTCTCCAGTTCATCATCAATTTGGTTTCCTGTTCCCTGTTAATCTCTTCTCTGAGGAAGCATATGCAGGAGATGCAGAAAAATGCCAACAGCTTTTGGAATCCCCAGACTAAAGCTCATGTAGGTGCTATGaaagttatgatttattttcttattctttatattccTTATTCCATTGCTCGACTAAttgtctttctcccttcccttgaaataaaaaatttttggCTCAGAGGCATATTGACGGTAATTAACTGTTCTTACTCTCCAGGACATACTATCTTCATTATTCTATTGCACCCTAAACTCAAAGCAAGGGTTAAGAACATTCTATGGTGCAATTGA